The Terrirubrum flagellatum nucleotide sequence GCGCGCGCGCTTGAGAAGGACGGCGTCGACGTCATCCAGTTCGATGAGCCCGCGTTCAATGTTTACATGGACGAAGTTCGGAATTGGGGCATCGAGGCGCTGCATCGCGCGGCCGCCGGCCTCAACTGCAAGACGGCTGTGCATATCTGCTACGGCTATGGCATCAAGGCGAACACCGACTGGAAGGCGACGCTCGGCGCCGAATGGCGACAGTATGAGCTGACCTTTCCGGTCCTCGCGCGAAGCCAGATCAACCAGGTGTCGCTCGAATGCCGCAACTCGCGCGTGCCTGCGAGCCTGATGCAGCTTCTCGATGGCAAGGATGTTCTTGTCGGCGTCATCGATGTCGCGAGCGATGCGGTCGAGACGCCTGACGAAGTCGCCGACGTGATCGGTGAGGCGCTCAAATATGTGCCGAAGGAGCGTCTGTTTCCCTGCACGAATTGCGGCATGGCGCCGATGCGTCGCGACGTGGCGCGCGGGAAGCTTGCAGCGCTGGCGCAGGGCGCGGCGCTCGCGCGGCGGCGTTTCTCCTGAACGGCTGGCGCAGCCGCACGGCGCTCACGCCCCCTCGACGAAATTCTCCAGCACCATCTTCCGTCCGGCCTTGTCGAAATCGACGGTGAGCTTGTTGCCGTCGACGAAGGCCACGGCGCCGGCGCCGAATTTCTGATGGAACACGCGGTCGCCTTCGGAGAAGCGCGACACCGCTCCCGTCGATTTCGCGACCAGCTCGCCTTCGATGGTGCGGCCGCCGATGCGCGGCAGCGCGCCGCCGCCGGTTCTTTTGTCGCCTGATTTCGATCGTGGCGCTTGCGATGAATTATCGTCAGACCAGCGGCCGCCTTCGCGGGACGAACGCCAGCGATCGCGGCGATCCTCGTCTTCATCGTATCCGCGCTGCTGGCCGCTGCTGAAACCCTTGTTCGCCTGCGCGCGCTTCCAGCCCGGCGTCGAATAGGACGAGCCGCCAAAGGATTCCATACGGTCGAAGCGCG carries:
- a CDS encoding methionine synthase — protein: MFETTIAGSLPKPAWLAEPDMLWAPWKMSGDALVQAKRDATLLWLREQEDAGIDIVTEGEQSRQHFVHGFLEFVEGIDFGRKVEMGIRNNRYKAMVPTVTGELKLKGRVHATEAQLARAHTKRRLKFTLPGPMTIIDTIADQHYGDRVKMAFAFADLLNQEARALEKDGVDVIQFDEPAFNVYMDEVRNWGIEALHRAAAGLNCKTAVHICYGYGIKANTDWKATLGAEWRQYELTFPVLARSQINQVSLECRNSRVPASLMQLLDGKDVLVGVIDVASDAVETPDEVADVIGEALKYVPKERLFPCTNCGMAPMRRDVARGKLAALAQGAALARRRFS